A DNA window from Mycolicibacter terrae contains the following coding sequences:
- a CDS encoding PPE family protein: MDFGSLPPEVNSARMYSGAGSLPLVAAASAWSRLAAELNSAATGYEAIVTGLTGEDWLGPASASMAQAVAPYVDWMVATAARAEQAATRARQAAAAYETALAATVHPAHVDANRTRLSSLVSTNVLGQNTPAIAVTEADYGEMWARDSAAMYGYAGQSASASQVAPFSTADPTTASESQTAQLVSAFQSALASLASPASSAGAADSSTSPLEGMLGDLYSMLGLKYTPGSPIANLLAPWTSYVAPTQSSIAIAHFSTGAINSGVALSKALAPATAAAKAAGDGAKAAAGALPAALPAAGLGAQLGGAAPVAAGLGSAAAAGRLSVPAGWAAAGAAAGSVSPIPVSTVSAISPDVEGSGNLMGGMPLAGAGAAGRGSGPRYGFQPKVMARPFSAG, translated from the coding sequence ATGGATTTCGGGTCATTGCCGCCGGAGGTCAACTCCGCGCGCATGTATTCCGGCGCGGGATCGCTGCCGCTGGTCGCTGCCGCCTCGGCGTGGAGCAGGCTGGCCGCCGAGCTGAACTCGGCGGCCACCGGCTATGAGGCGATCGTCACCGGCCTGACGGGTGAGGACTGGCTCGGGCCGGCGTCGGCGTCAATGGCGCAGGCCGTTGCGCCCTACGTGGACTGGATGGTCGCCACCGCTGCGCGGGCCGAACAGGCCGCGACCAGGGCACGGCAGGCCGCTGCCGCCTACGAGACGGCGCTGGCCGCGACGGTGCACCCGGCTCACGTGGACGCCAATCGCACCCGGTTGTCTTCGCTGGTCTCGACAAACGTCCTGGGGCAGAACACGCCGGCGATCGCGGTGACCGAGGCCGATTACGGGGAGATGTGGGCCCGCGACAGCGCCGCCATGTACGGGTATGCCGGGCAGTCGGCGTCGGCATCACAGGTGGCCCCGTTCAGCACCGCCGATCCGACCACCGCGAGCGAATCGCAGACCGCGCAACTGGTCTCCGCCTTCCAGTCGGCGCTGGCGAGCCTGGCGTCGCCTGCCTCGTCGGCCGGCGCGGCGGACTCTTCGACGTCGCCACTGGAGGGCATGCTGGGCGATCTCTACTCGATGCTTGGTCTGAAGTACACACCCGGAAGTCCGATAGCCAACCTGCTGGCCCCGTGGACGTCCTACGTCGCTCCGACGCAGAGCAGCATCGCGATAGCGCACTTCTCCACCGGTGCGATCAACAGTGGGGTCGCCTTGTCGAAGGCGTTGGCCCCGGCTACCGCCGCGGCAAAGGCTGCCGGCGACGGTGCCAAGGCGGCCGCGGGGGCATTGCCGGCGGCATTGCCCGCGGCCGGATTGGGCGCTCAGCTCGGTGGCGCAGCACCGGTGGCCGCCGGCTTGGGCAGTGCCGCGGCGGCCGGGCGGCTGTCGGTGCCGGCCGGCTGGGCGGCGGCCGGCGCCGCGGCGGGCTCGGTCTCGCCGATACCGGTCAGCACCGTCTCCGCCATCAGCCCCGACGTCGAAGGGTCGGGAAATCTGATGGGCGGGATGCCGCTGGCCGGCGCCGGGGCGGCAGGGCGGGGATCCGGCCCCAGATACGGTTTTCAGCCCAAGGTCATGGCGCGCCCGTTCTCTGCCGGATGA
- a CDS encoding NADPH-dependent 2,4-dienoyl-CoA reductase translates to MTNESTNPYPILLSPLDLGFTSLANRVVMGSMHTGLEDRAADIGKLAEYFAERARGGVGLIITGGYPPNRTGWLLPFASAMITSADARRHRRVTDAVHEAGGKILLQVLHAGRYAYHPFSVSASAIKAPINPFRPRALSSRGVESTIADFARAAELAREAGYDGVEIMGSEGYLLNQFLAPRTNKRTDRYGGTAANRRRFPVQIVARTRAAVGPDFIICYRMSMADYVEEGQSWDEVLALATDVQAAGATLINSGFGWHEARVPTIVTSVPGGAFVDISHAVAEHVTIPVVASNRINMPQAGEQILAETSVQLISMARPMLADPDWVRKAAAGRADEINTCIACNQACLDHAFVHKKVSCLVNPRAGHETTLVLRPARQRRRIAVVGAGPAGLSAAVTAAERGHEVTLFEANQFIGGQFDLAKRIPGKEEFAGTIRYYTTMLDKHAVTLRLGSRAHVEELTGFDEVILATGVKPRIPRIPGIEHPMVLSYAEAIAGRPVGASVAVIGAGGIGFDVSEFLVVGNAECSPTRNLKEWKAEWGAADPWEARGALLPPNPAPPARQVYLLARTAGSQGRKLGKTSGWVHRASLKAKGVQQLSGVSYERIDDDGLHISHGPGNSRRQVLAVDNVVICAGQEPVRDLEDGLRMRGVSPHVIGGAALATELDAKRAIKQGTELAARL, encoded by the coding sequence GTGACAAACGAATCCACCAATCCCTACCCGATCCTGTTGTCCCCGTTGGATCTGGGGTTCACCTCCCTGGCCAACCGGGTGGTGATGGGTTCGATGCACACCGGTCTGGAGGATCGCGCCGCCGATATCGGCAAGCTGGCCGAATACTTCGCCGAGCGGGCCCGCGGCGGCGTCGGGTTGATCATCACCGGCGGGTACCCACCGAACCGGACGGGCTGGCTGCTGCCGTTCGCCTCGGCGATGATCACCTCCGCCGACGCGCGCCGCCACCGGCGGGTCACCGATGCGGTGCACGAGGCGGGCGGCAAGATCCTGCTGCAGGTCCTGCACGCGGGACGCTATGCCTACCACCCGTTTTCGGTCAGTGCTTCGGCGATCAAGGCGCCGATCAACCCGTTCCGGCCACGGGCGCTCTCGTCGCGGGGCGTCGAATCGACCATCGCCGACTTCGCCCGGGCCGCCGAACTGGCCCGCGAGGCCGGCTATGACGGGGTCGAGATCATGGGCAGTGAAGGGTATCTGCTGAATCAGTTCCTGGCGCCGCGCACCAACAAACGCACCGACCGCTACGGCGGCACCGCGGCCAACCGGCGCAGATTCCCGGTGCAGATCGTGGCCCGCACCCGCGCGGCGGTGGGGCCCGATTTCATCATCTGCTACCGCATGTCGATGGCCGACTACGTCGAAGAGGGCCAGAGCTGGGATGAAGTCCTCGCGCTGGCGACCGATGTGCAGGCCGCGGGGGCCACCCTGATCAACTCCGGCTTCGGCTGGCACGAGGCCCGGGTGCCGACCATCGTGACGTCGGTGCCCGGCGGCGCATTCGTCGACATCTCCCACGCGGTCGCCGAGCACGTCACCATCCCGGTGGTGGCGTCCAACCGGATCAACATGCCGCAGGCGGGCGAGCAGATCCTCGCCGAGACCTCGGTGCAGCTGATCTCGATGGCCCGCCCGATGCTCGCCGATCCGGACTGGGTGCGCAAGGCCGCCGCCGGCCGGGCCGACGAGATCAACACCTGCATCGCGTGCAACCAGGCCTGCCTGGACCACGCCTTCGTACACAAGAAGGTCTCGTGTCTGGTCAATCCCCGGGCCGGTCACGAGACCACGCTGGTCCTGCGCCCGGCGCGGCAGCGCCGGCGCATCGCGGTGGTGGGCGCCGGACCGGCCGGGTTGTCGGCGGCGGTGACGGCCGCCGAGCGCGGCCACGAGGTGACGCTGTTCGAGGCGAACCAGTTCATCGGCGGCCAATTCGACCTGGCCAAGCGGATTCCCGGCAAGGAGGAGTTCGCCGGGACGATTCGCTACTACACCACGATGCTGGACAAGCACGCGGTGACGCTACGGCTGGGCAGTCGCGCGCATGTCGAGGAATTGACCGGCTTCGACGAGGTGATCCTGGCCACCGGGGTAAAGCCCCGGATCCCGCGGATCCCCGGCATCGAGCATCCGATGGTGCTGTCCTACGCCGAGGCCATCGCCGGCCGGCCGGTGGGAGCGTCGGTGGCGGTGATCGGCGCCGGGGGGATCGGCTTCGACGTCAGCGAATTCCTGGTCGTGGGGAACGCGGAGTGCTCACCGACGCGCAACCTCAAGGAGTGGAAGGCCGAGTGGGGTGCCGCCGACCCCTGGGAGGCCCGCGGAGCGCTGCTGCCACCGAACCCGGCGCCACCGGCGCGACAGGTCTACCTGTTGGCCCGCACCGCGGGGTCGCAGGGCCGCAAGCTGGGCAAGACCAGCGGTTGGGTGCACCGCGCGTCGCTGAAAGCCAAAGGTGTCCAGCAGCTCTCCGGGGTGAGCTATGAGCGGATCGACGACGACGGGCTGCACATCAGCCACGGTCCCGGGAACTCACGCCGCCAGGTGCTGGCCGTGGACAACGTGGTGATCTGTGCCGGGCAGGAGCCGGTGCGCGACCTCGAGGACGGACTGCGGATGCGCGGGGTGAGCCCGCACGTGATCGGCGGGGCGGCGCTGGCGACCGAGCTGGACGCCAAGCGGGCCATCAAGCAGGGCACCGAGCTGGCCGCGCGCCTCTAG
- a CDS encoding PadR family transcriptional regulator yields the protein MALPHAILVSLREQAGSGYELAHRFDRSIGYFWSATHQQIYRTLRTMEADGWVRATEVAQRGRPDKKVYTVAEAGRAELARWIAAPLAGRGNSVVDNRLRELAVKLRGVCYGDAAAVREQAVTLRAERSARLDVYRALEKRQFPDPGSLTGPALHQYLVLRGGIRAEESAIGWLDEVEEALR from the coding sequence GTGGCCCTTCCCCACGCGATCCTGGTGTCGCTGCGCGAGCAGGCCGGCTCGGGCTATGAGCTCGCCCACCGGTTCGACCGCTCGATCGGGTACTTCTGGAGCGCCACCCACCAGCAGATCTATCGCACGCTGCGCACCATGGAAGCCGACGGCTGGGTGCGCGCCACCGAGGTGGCCCAGCGTGGCCGCCCCGACAAGAAGGTCTACACCGTCGCCGAGGCGGGCCGGGCCGAGTTGGCCCGCTGGATCGCCGCACCGCTCGCCGGACGCGGAAATTCGGTGGTGGACAACCGGTTGCGGGAGCTGGCGGTCAAGCTCCGCGGCGTCTGCTACGGGGATGCCGCCGCGGTGCGCGAGCAGGCGGTCACCCTGCGGGCCGAGCGTTCCGCGCGGCTGGACGTCTACCGGGCCCTGGAGAAGAGGCAATTCCCCGATCCCGGCTCGCTGACCGGGCCCGCCTTGCACCAGTACCTGGTGCTGCGCGGCGGGATCCGGGCGGAGGAGAGCGCGATCGGCTGGCTCGACGAGGTCGAGGAAGCACTGCGGTGA
- a CDS encoding PPE family protein codes for MGAGVVVMDFGALPPEINSARMYSGAGSAPLLGAASAWGALADELHSAAELYQSLISQVVDASWWGPSALAMLAAVGPYVSWMSSTATHAEQAAGYARAVVGAYEIAYAATVPPSEVAANRSLLSLLVATNLLVQNSSAIAATEAQYVEMWAQDAAVMYGYAGASRVASTVTPFETPPATTAATGADRQQTALAQAVGSAAQQRASTDLVAVIREALERLATSPSQSATWEELKAHLPQILKNFTTTEQVVQRLASTPANLLGISKALVPPASAAAPAVAPPIVPALPVAAGAGGSAGATSAGFGRAGTVGKLSVPPGWAAAAPAPSPGASVPQPVPASGTVENQPGGLLRGMPMSAGARRRSDGYVNRYGFRYNVLPHSPVGG; via the coding sequence ATGGGTGCGGGGGTTGTGGTGATGGACTTCGGAGCGTTGCCGCCGGAGATCAATTCGGCACGGATGTATTCCGGTGCCGGGTCGGCACCGCTGTTGGGTGCCGCATCTGCCTGGGGTGCGCTCGCCGATGAACTGCATTCGGCGGCCGAGCTGTATCAGTCGCTGATCTCCCAGGTGGTCGACGCTTCGTGGTGGGGACCCTCGGCGCTGGCGATGCTTGCCGCAGTCGGGCCCTACGTGTCGTGGATGAGCAGCACCGCCACCCACGCCGAGCAGGCCGCCGGCTACGCCCGCGCTGTCGTCGGCGCCTACGAAATAGCTTATGCGGCAACCGTTCCACCATCAGAGGTAGCAGCCAATCGGAGTCTGCTGAGTCTACTGGTGGCCACGAATCTGCTGGTGCAGAACAGCTCCGCGATCGCTGCCACCGAAGCGCAGTACGTCGAGATGTGGGCGCAGGACGCCGCGGTGATGTACGGCTACGCGGGGGCGTCCCGGGTCGCCTCGACGGTGACACCGTTCGAAACACCACCGGCGACCACCGCAGCGACCGGGGCGGACCGTCAGCAGACAGCCCTCGCCCAGGCCGTCGGGTCTGCTGCTCAGCAGCGGGCCTCGACGGATCTGGTCGCCGTGATCCGCGAGGCGCTGGAGAGGCTTGCCACCTCGCCGTCGCAGTCGGCGACGTGGGAGGAACTCAAGGCGCACCTGCCCCAGATCTTGAAGAACTTCACCACCACCGAGCAGGTGGTGCAGCGGCTTGCCTCCACACCGGCCAACCTTCTCGGCATCTCGAAAGCGCTTGTGCCACCGGCATCTGCCGCCGCTCCGGCGGTGGCTCCGCCGATCGTGCCGGCGCTGCCCGTCGCGGCCGGTGCAGGGGGATCAGCCGGGGCGACCTCGGCCGGTTTCGGCCGAGCCGGAACCGTGGGGAAGTTATCGGTGCCGCCCGGTTGGGCTGCCGCGGCGCCGGCGCCGAGTCCGGGCGCATCGGTGCCGCAGCCTGTTCCCGCGTCCGGCACCGTCGAGAACCAGCCCGGGGGACTGTTGCGGGGAATGCCGATGAGCGCCGGCGCACGCAGGCGCAGTGACGGCTACGTCAACCGATATGGGTTCCGCTACAACGTATTACCGCACAGCCCCGTAGGCGGCTAG
- the dapC gene encoding succinyldiaminopimelate transaminase codes for MPGGRSASLPTFPWDTLAEVTALAKAHPDGIVDLSVGTPVDPVAPVIRDALAAASSAPGYPTTAGTPGLRASAVAALARRYGITGLAESAVLPVIGTKELIAWLPTLLGLGGEDTVVVPELAYPTYEVGARLAGAPWVRSDTPQRLDGAPPAVVYLNSPSNPTGAILTTDELRALVGWARENAVLLVSDECYLGLGWDDPAPRSVLHPQVCDGDHRGLLAVHSLSKTSSLAGYRAGFVAGDEAVVAELLAVRKHAGMMVPSPVQAAMIAALDDDVHEREQRGRYARRREMLLPAMRAAGFTVDLSQGGLYLWATRGEACRRTVGWLAERGILVAPGEFYGPAGAEHVRVALTATDERIAAAAHRLGSHR; via the coding sequence GTGCCCGGCGGCAGGTCAGCCTCGCTGCCGACGTTTCCGTGGGACACCTTGGCCGAGGTGACGGCGCTGGCCAAGGCGCACCCCGACGGCATCGTCGACCTGTCGGTGGGCACCCCCGTCGATCCCGTCGCCCCGGTCATCCGGGACGCGCTGGCGGCGGCCTCCTCGGCGCCGGGTTATCCCACCACGGCCGGCACTCCTGGGTTGCGGGCCTCGGCGGTCGCGGCGCTGGCCCGCCGCTACGGAATCACCGGTCTCGCGGAGTCGGCGGTCTTGCCGGTGATCGGTACGAAAGAGCTCATCGCGTGGCTTCCGACCCTGCTCGGCCTCGGCGGCGAGGACACGGTCGTCGTTCCGGAACTGGCCTATCCGACCTATGAGGTGGGCGCCCGGCTGGCCGGGGCGCCGTGGGTTCGCAGTGACACGCCGCAGCGACTCGACGGGGCGCCCCCGGCGGTGGTCTACCTGAATTCACCCAGCAACCCCACCGGAGCCATCCTGACCACCGACGAGCTGCGTGCGCTTGTCGGCTGGGCGCGCGAGAACGCGGTGCTGCTGGTCTCCGACGAGTGCTACCTGGGGCTCGGCTGGGATGACCCGGCGCCGCGGTCCGTCCTGCACCCGCAGGTGTGCGACGGCGACCACAGAGGTCTGCTGGCGGTGCACTCGCTGTCGAAGACCTCCTCGCTGGCCGGCTACCGGGCCGGCTTCGTCGCCGGCGACGAAGCGGTGGTGGCCGAGCTGCTCGCGGTGCGCAAACACGCCGGGATGATGGTGCCGAGCCCGGTGCAGGCGGCGATGATCGCCGCGCTCGACGACGACGTGCACGAACGCGAACAGCGCGGCCGATACGCGCGCCGCCGCGAGATGCTGCTGCCGGCGATGCGCGCGGCCGGCTTCACCGTCGATCTGTCCCAGGGCGGGCTGTACCTGTGGGCCACCCGCGGCGAGGCGTGCCGGCGCACCGTGGGCTGGCTGGCCGAGCGCGGCATCCTGGTGGCGCCCGGGGAGTTCTACGGGCCGGCCGGCGCCGAGCACGTCCGGGTGGCGTTGACCGCCACCGACGAGCGGATCGCCGCGGCGGCCCACCGGCTCGGATCGCATCGCTGA
- a CDS encoding PE family protein, whose amino-acid sequence MSFVNTQPEALAAAASGLRGIGSVVAAQNAAAAGPTTVLAPAAADEVSALTAALFAAHAQAYQEVSAQATAIHDAFVRTLALSSESYAATEAVNAAAAG is encoded by the coding sequence ATGTCGTTCGTCAACACCCAACCGGAAGCATTGGCGGCCGCCGCCAGTGGACTGCGGGGTATCGGCTCGGTGGTGGCCGCGCAGAACGCGGCCGCCGCGGGCCCGACCACCGTGTTGGCGCCGGCAGCGGCCGACGAGGTATCGGCTTTGACCGCAGCCCTGTTCGCCGCTCACGCACAGGCCTATCAGGAGGTCAGCGCGCAGGCCACCGCGATTCATGACGCGTTCGTGCGAACCCTGGCGCTGAGCTCCGAGTCGTACGCGGCGACCGAAGCGGTCAACGCCGCTGCGGCGGGTTAG